The Clostridiisalibacter paucivorans DSM 22131 genome segment AAATATCCTGAAATGGTAGGAGGAACTAACAGAATTTGTACTGATTTAATGAAAATTTGTGGTGACAGACTTTTCGCTAAATCTGGAGCTTCTGCTTATTATGCCATTGGATTAAAGGATAAAGGCATAGGAATAGCTTTTAAAATTGAAGATGGAAATTCTAAAATTATGCCAGCAATAGTATTGGAAACATTAAAACAATTAAAAATTATAACAGACAAGGAATTGAAACAATTAGAAAAGTATTATATATTAGATATTAAAAATCATAAGAAAGAAATAGTTGGTCAAACAAAAACAGAGTTTGATTTGATTAAAAATAACTAAAAGTCTTAAAATAATTCCTCTGTCCTTTTTATAAAAAAGACAGAGGAATTATAAATTAAAATTCTGCTGATTTTACTGTTCTTGGGAATGGTATTACGTCTCTTATATTTGACATCCCAGTAATATACATAATTATCCTTTCGAACCCTAATCCAAATCCTGCGTGTTTTGTTCCTCCATATTTCCTAAGCTCCATATACCACCAATAGTCTTCTTTGTCCAATTCCATTTCATCTATTCTACTTTCTAATACATCTAATCTTTCTTCCCTTTGACTTCCTCCTATAATCTCTCCTACTCCTGGTACTAATAAATCCATTGCTGCTACAGTCTTATTGTCATCATTTAATCTCATATAAAAGGCCTTTATTTCTTTAGGGTAGTCCGTTACAAACACAGGTTTTTTATATATTTTTTCTGTTATATACCTCTCATGTTCTGTTTGAAGATCACATCCCCATTCTACAGAGTATTTAAACTCCTCTTTTGATTCCTTCAACAACTCTATGGCCTTTGTATAACTTATTCTTTCAAAGTCAGAATTTACAATATTTTTAAGTCTATCTATTACTCCCTTAGCTATAAATTTATTGAAGAATTCCATCTCCTCTGGAGCATTTTCAAATACATAATTAATTATGTATTTGATCATATCCTCAGCCAATTCCATATTGTCTATTAAATCGGCGAAGGCTATCTCTGGCTCTATCATCCAAAATTCTGCCGCATGTCTTGCTGTATTAGAGTTTTCTGCTCTAAATGTAGGACCAAAGGTATATACATTTCTAAATGCCAATGCAAATATCTCTGCCTCTAATTGTCCACTAACTGTAAGATTCGTTTCTTTTCCAAAAAAATCCTTTGAATAATCTATTTTACCCTCTTCTGTTTTAGGTACATCTTTTAGATCTAAAGTAGTTACCTTAAACATTTCTCCTGCACCCTCTGCATCACTTCCTGTTATTATAGGGGTATGGGCATATACGAACCCTCTATCTTGAAAAAATTTATGTATAGCATATGCAACCAATGAACGCACCCTAAATACGGCAGAAAATGTATTGCTTCTAGGTCTAAGATGGGATATAGATCTTAAATACTCAAATGTATGTCTTTTCTTTTGCAATGGATAATCTGATGCTGATTCCCCTTCTACTACTATATTAGTTGCACGCATCTCAAAGGATTGTTTAGCTTGTGGAGTTTCTACTAATTTTCCCTGTACTATTACAGATGCACTTATATTTAACTTAGATATATCTTCAAAATTATCTAAATCCTGTTCAAATACCACTTGAATATTTTTGAAAAAACTACCATCATTTAATTCCATAAACCCAAATTTTTTAAGCACCCTAGATGTCCTAATCCATCCAGCTATTGTTATTTCTTTTTCTAGATATTTTTCTGGATTCCTAAAAATATCTTTAACCATTATAGTTTCCATTGTCTTTCCCTCCTTTTATACACAAAAAACTTCCGTCTCCTTATAAAAGGGACGAAAGTTATCATTCGCGGTGCCACCCTTATTGTCAAAATGACCACCTCTTTGGACAGTATCTGCCCCCAGTATTTAACGAACTGGCATCGTCTAATCCTACTTTCTAATAAGATTTCAGTTAGAAACTCAGAGATGTTCTTCAATATAAGGCTAGTATCGACCTTTCACCGTCGTCGACTCGCTCTAACATCACCTTAAATCTACTCTTCTCGTCATAGTCAATATGATTATATACTTTTCCTTTGATTATAATATATTGTACCCATTATGTCAAAATATACTTATTAAAAAATAAATTTTAAAATACCATTACAACTAATGCCACAATAAGCATTATAGCAAATATAAATATGGAATAAGTCAAACTATTGAGATTGCCCCTTACCCTTAACATTATATCTGAAATAGAACTAACTTCATGTTCTACATATCCATTTATTTCATCTGTTTTAGAGGCCAATACTACAGCCTTTGAATTCATCCTTTGTTTAAATTGTTCTCTATGTTTCCCAGTACCTATCTCCATTTCACTAATCTTCTTCATAAAATCTGTTATACGTTTCACCACTGTTATTACCGCTTTATCTATTATATGAAACACCAATGAACTGGATTCAAATGTTATCTTTATTAAAGGTTTATATATATTTTTTTCTAAAGATGGCCATTTTAGAGATGGATTGACATATATCTTTTCTCCATTGTCCATCGCCTTCCATAGATATCTTTTTATAAATCCTATATATATGACTACTCCTAACAATGTGGTTATTATAGTCCCCTTTATTATTTCAAAACTATAAAAATGAGGAGTTATATCATGGGATACATCAAATAGTGGTAAAACACCCTTGAGCATATTAAATATTTTATATGGCCGTATACCAATATATATAATAACTATACTCAGTATTACCATTGGTAGTATTGCCCTCTTTTTTATATATTTTTTATATTGCCCAGTATATTTTTCATTTTGCTCTATGAATAAAGATACAAATATCTTCAAAAGATAAGCAACAGTAAATGCACTACTTATAGTAAAAATTACATTTGCAAATGTAAGCCATGGATTATGATATATATGCATAGCCTCAATTAAAGCTTCATGAATCAAATTCTTACTTATGAATCCATTAAACCCAGGTATCCCTGTTATTGCAAACATGCCTACTATAAACAATAATCTAAGTCTTTTTTTATGTTTCCCAAATCCTCTGACTATATTTATACTTAAATCATGTAAAACCATATATACAATACCTGCAATCAAAAATAATAGTACCTTAAACAGTGCATGATTTATAATATGATATAAGGTTCCATATACTGCAAAAGCCTTGTGATCCCCCAATATTCCCACTAAACCTATTCCTACAAATATATATCCTATTTGACTCATACTACTATAAGCCAATATACGTTTTACATTCCTCTGAAACATTGCTAAAAATCCACCTACAAACATATTTATAAAGCCTAAAACAATTATTATAATAGAGAGTGTCATATCCGATTCCATCATTATATTTACTGTTATAATTATACCAAATACTCCTGCCTTTACTAATATACCTGATAATATTGCACTGGCTGGTGTAGGTGCTGCTGGATGAGCCTTGGGCAACCATATATGCAAAGGAAACATCGCTGCTTTAACCCCAAAACCAATTATAAAAAAGACACTTACTAGATATCTTATATTCCCCAAACCTTCCATAGCCTTAGGCAACTGAGTTATGTTCAATGTAGCAGTATAGTCATACAATATGAATAATCCCAATAACAACACCAATCCACAGGCTACAGCCATGCTTAAATAAGATCTTCCTGCTTCATGGGCATATTTGTCTTCATCATGGATCACTAATATATATGAAGTAAAGGACATAATCTCAAAGAAAGTAAATAGATTTAATAAATTCTCTGACAAAAAAATACCTATAGTACTTCCTAAAGTAAGCATAAAAAACGCATAATATCTATTTCTATTTTTATACCTTATTAAATACTGATTAGAGTATATGGATATTAAAAACCAGACAAATGATGTTATCCATACAAAGATATATCTAAATACATCTAATTTTAAATACAGTCCTATACCCATTATATCTGGTATAAATACATCTATACCTCCATGGGTTGCTTTATTAAAAAGCATTGATACAAATACTAGTTCTATACCTGTAGATATAATATTTAATACATCTCTATAGTTTTCATTCTTTTTTCCTATTATATATCCCAAAAAAGCTGAAATAAATGGTAATAATAATATTAGCAATAAACAATTTTGATAATCCAAAAGCCTCACCTCTTTTTTATATCTATATAAGGGCTCTAGCTATATCCTGTATATAGTGCAGTACAGCATTAGGGAATAGCCCCAAAATAATTACTATAAATGTAAGAGCTACTATAGGTCCTAACATCTTTATATTTGGATCTTTGTTTTCATATTGGATATCTGGATCTGAACCAGAGAAAAATGCCGTAACAACTATGGGCACTAAATAAGCTGCAGTTAAAAAGGCACTCAATAATAGTATTACTGGAAACATAACTCTATTGGCATTTAGTCCACCCAATGCTAGATACCATTTGCTAACAAAACCATTGGTAGGTGGTATCCCCACTAGAGAGATAGATGCTATAGAAAAACAAATCATAGTTATTGGCATTTCCCTTCCTATACCCTTTATTTCTTTTATACTTTTCTTTCCAGTCTTAAAATATATTGCCCCTGCACAGAAAAATAATGTTATCTTTATTACAGCATGATTTATAAGATGTAATAATCCCCCCACCAAACCATTTTCATTCAATAGTAATATACCTAGCAATATATATCCCAATTGACTTA includes the following:
- a CDS encoding complex I subunit 5 family protein; its protein translation is MDYQNCLLLILLLPFISAFLGYIIGKKNENYRDVLNIISTGIELVFVSMLFNKATHGGIDVFIPDIMGIGLYLKLDVFRYIFVWITSFVWFLISIYSNQYLIRYKNRNRYYAFFMLTLGSTIGIFLSENLLNLFTFFEIMSFTSYILVIHDEDKYAHEAGRSYLSMAVACGLVLLLGLFILYDYTATLNITQLPKAMEGLGNIRYLVSVFFIIGFGVKAAMFPLHIWLPKAHPAAPTPASAILSGILVKAGVFGIIITVNIMMESDMTLSIIIIVLGFINMFVGGFLAMFQRNVKRILAYSSMSQIGYIFVGIGLVGILGDHKAFAVYGTLYHIINHALFKVLLFLIAGIVYMVLHDLSINIVRGFGKHKKRLRLLFIVGMFAITGIPGFNGFISKNLIHEALIEAMHIYHNPWLTFANVIFTISSAFTVAYLLKIFVSLFIEQNEKYTGQYKKYIKKRAILPMVILSIVIIYIGIRPYKIFNMLKGVLPLFDVSHDITPHFYSFEIIKGTIITTLLGVVIYIGFIKRYLWKAMDNGEKIYVNPSLKWPSLEKNIYKPLIKITFESSSLVFHIIDKAVITVVKRITDFMKKISEMEIGTGKHREQFKQRMNSKAVVLASKTDEINGYVEHEVSSISDIMLRVRGNLNSLTYSIFIFAIMLIVALVVMVF
- the asnS gene encoding asparagine--tRNA ligase; this encodes METIMVKDIFRNPEKYLEKEITIAGWIRTSRVLKKFGFMELNDGSFFKNIQVVFEQDLDNFEDISKLNISASVIVQGKLVETPQAKQSFEMRATNIVVEGESASDYPLQKKRHTFEYLRSISHLRPRSNTFSAVFRVRSLVAYAIHKFFQDRGFVYAHTPIITGSDAEGAGEMFKVTTLDLKDVPKTEEGKIDYSKDFFGKETNLTVSGQLEAEIFALAFRNVYTFGPTFRAENSNTARHAAEFWMIEPEIAFADLIDNMELAEDMIKYIINYVFENAPEEMEFFNKFIAKGVIDRLKNIVNSDFERISYTKAIELLKESKEEFKYSVEWGCDLQTEHERYITEKIYKKPVFVTDYPKEIKAFYMRLNDDNKTVAAMDLLVPGVGEIIGGSQREERLDVLESRIDEMELDKEDYWWYMELRKYGGTKHAGFGLGFERIIMYITGMSNIRDVIPFPRTVKSAEF